The following are encoded together in the Serratia odorifera genome:
- the syd gene encoding SecY-interacting protein, whose translation MDHQVTHALREFTQRYVALWQQERGHAPASCELYGVASPCIVENREDAVLWLPQPFTPADATLEKVETAMALRLQPDIHAFYTRQFAGDMSAQFGEHQLCLLQVWSDEDFIRLQENLIGHLVTQKRLKLSPTLFLATTDSEMAVVSLCNVSGNVVLEQFGSDKRTLLAASLGNFLDALRPTLRD comes from the coding sequence ATGGATCATCAAGTAACGCACGCCCTGCGTGAATTTACCCAGCGCTATGTGGCGCTTTGGCAGCAGGAGCGCGGTCATGCGCCGGCAAGCTGCGAACTGTATGGCGTTGCTTCGCCATGCATCGTTGAAAACCGTGAGGACGCGGTGTTGTGGCTGCCGCAGCCGTTCACGCCTGCCGACGCGACGCTGGAAAAGGTCGAAACGGCAATGGCGTTGCGTTTGCAACCGGACATCCACGCTTTTTATACCCGGCAATTCGCTGGCGATATGAGCGCGCAGTTCGGCGAGCACCAGCTTTGTCTTTTGCAGGTATGGAGCGACGAGGACTTTATTCGCCTGCAGGAAAACCTGATCGGCCATTTGGTGACGCAAAAGCGCCTGAAACTGTCGCCGACGCTGTTTTTAGCCACTACCGACTCCGAGATGGCCGTGGTGTCGCTGTGCAACGTCAGCGGCAACGTGGTGCTTGAACAGTTTGGCAGCGATAAGCGTACCTTGTTGGCGGCCAGTCTGGGCAATTTTTTGGATGCATTGCGGCCAACATTGCGCGACTGA
- the queF gene encoding NADPH-dependent 7-cyano-7-deazaguanine reductase QueF (Catalyzes the NADPH-dependent reduction of 7-cyano-7-deazaguanine (preQ0) to 7-aminomethyl-7-deazaguanine (preQ1) in queuosine biosynthesis) yields MSSHQDHQALSGLTLGKPTAYHDHYDAALLQPVPRSMNREPLGLYPDNLPFHGADIWTLYELSWLNNNGLPQVAVGEISLDAASVNLIESKSFKLYLNSFNQTRFADWETVRNTLQRDLAACAQGGIEVALYPLDRLEGQPIAGLRGECIDRQNITIDNYQFNADYLQNAAGTQTVEETLVSHLLKSNCLITNQPDWGSVQICYRGPQIDREALLRYLVSFRHHNEFHEQCVERIFNDIMRFCQPQQLSVYARYTRRGGLDINPWRSNGQFSPSHGRLARQ; encoded by the coding sequence ATGTCCTCTCATCAAGATCATCAGGCATTATCGGGCCTGACGCTCGGCAAGCCGACGGCCTATCACGACCACTATGACGCGGCGCTGCTGCAACCGGTGCCACGCAGCATGAACCGTGAACCTCTGGGCCTGTATCCGGACAACCTGCCGTTCCATGGTGCAGACATCTGGACACTGTACGAACTCTCCTGGCTGAACAACAACGGTCTGCCGCAGGTTGCCGTGGGAGAAATCAGCCTCGATGCCGCCAGCGTGAACCTGATCGAGTCCAAAAGCTTTAAGCTGTACCTTAATAGCTTCAACCAGACGCGCTTTGCCGACTGGGAAACGGTGCGCAACACCCTGCAACGCGATCTGGCCGCCTGCGCGCAAGGCGGCATCGAGGTGGCACTCTACCCGCTGGATCGGCTGGAAGGTCAGCCTATCGCTGGTTTGCGCGGCGAATGCATCGATCGGCAGAACATCACCATCGACAACTATCAGTTCAACGCCGATTATCTGCAAAATGCCGCCGGCACGCAGACGGTAGAAGAAACGCTGGTCAGCCATCTGCTGAAGTCGAATTGCCTGATCACCAATCAGCCGGATTGGGGTTCGGTGCAGATCTGCTATCGTGGCCCGCAGATCGATCGCGAAGCATTGCTGCGCTATTTAGTGTCGTTCCGCCATCATAACGAGTTCCATGAACAATGCGTTGAACGTATCTTCAATGACATCATGCGTTTTTGCCAACCGCAGCAGCTGTCGGTCTATGCACGTTATACCCGCCGTGGCGGGCTGGACATCAATCCGTGGCGCAGCAATGGGCAATTTTCACCGTCACATGGCCGTCTGGCACGCCAATAA